TGAGGTTATGAGTATTGAACCAACAGGTAGCAATTTTGCAGAAGAATTATCTAAACCAAGTTTTGTAATTTTCCTAATACTTTCAGTTACATACCGATTTTTAATTTCGGTGGGTGTGAACCAGTTTATATTCCCATCCCAATATTCTGATTTTCTTGTACTTGGTGTTCCCCCACCAAAAAACTCACCAACCTCCCCCAACCTTTTCACTTCCCACTCCCCGGAGTTTTGGAACTCGGGGAAGCGCAGTTTGGGTAGGGTTTCACCTTCCCGGGGAAAAAGGTTTTGCAGCAGGCCTTTTTTGTAGGTCTCCAGCAAGGTGAGTTTTTCTTCTTCGGCGGCGAGCCATTCATCCAAATTACTCAAAAAACCGGCAATTTTTTGTTGCTCGGGAAGGGGGGGAAGGGGAATGGAAAACTTTAAGAAGGTCTTTTCATTTAAACGCTTTGAGCCCGTACCTTTGGTGTATGCCTCAGCTGAAGTATATACACTTTCTTGAGACAAAAAGTAAAAAATATATTTCGGTTCGTTTTTCTCCCTAAAGTCAAATGCAGGTAAGTCAGAACTACTTTCGTATCCATCAAGCTCCTTAGGAATAATACCAAAGGCGCCTTTATGAAAATTTTGTTTTCCATAAATAAATTGTCCTGCTTTTCTTTTATAAAAATGAGTTGCACTTTTTGCCTCTGTCCCTTTATATTCTCTTTTTTCAACGCCATTTAGATTTAATCTAACAGTAATTCTTTTAGTAGGGTCGTTCTCTTCTGAAGGAATTTTGCTTTCACTCAACACCTCTCCCAACCATTTCACTTCCCACTCGCCGGTGTTTTTAAACTCAGGGAAGCGGAGGCGGGGGATAAGTGGTTTTTTAGTTTTCATGGTTTTTCTGTTTGTTGTTATTATCATGTTGTGCTTGATGTGCTTCTAATAAAAAAAATACTACAGTGGAAGCCGCTCCGGTCGCAAGTTTTGCATGACGGGATTGAAGTCCTTTAAAATCGGGGCTTTTCCCATGTCCGGAACCATAGTGGTTGCGAAGTTCAGCGAGCCCGTGTACGATAGATTGTAGCCCTCCAATAATTTTCTTTATACTTTCTGCACCTTTTTTATCCTCGGGGATTTGCTCAGGCATTAAATTTAATGTACTGAGTGTTTCTTTCACAAGTTTAGACAGGTTATCTTTATCGTTTTGTTGCACTTTATTTTTATCAAGTATTGCTTTACAGATGGTTTCAACAAGTTCTTTTGCAGTTCCTATAGCATCGGCAGGGTTTTTATCGATTGAATCTTCAATTTTTTTAATTTGGCTTTCAATATATTCTGTGGTTAGGTAATTGGTTATAGTTTTTACGGATTCAACAACTTTTTCTTTTGCTATATCTATTTTTCTGTATCCAAAGACAGGTCTGCCTGAAATGTAACTTTCAGGATAAAGCTCAAAATTATCCCTGCGAAGATATTTATTCATAATGGGCAAAATCTCATTCACCTCTTTTTCATTTCTCACATACGGGTGTATCATTTCACAAATAAATTTAAAGAAATCTTCATCCGGGCAATGTAAAAGGTCAAAACGAGAATCCGAAAGAATCCACCAGTCCTCCCAATCGAAGTTGTTCACTCTGTGTTGCCAAATATCATCTTCTGCATTTTTAAATCTACTGTCTGTGGATTTCATTTCTTTTAAATTACATATCCTTTTTAAAAAGTCTATTTCATCTAGCCGTCCATGCCACCAATATCCCTTTTCTTTTATCTCATCAAAAAGGTCTTTTCTTGTTACAGAACTTATTTGATTATCCATAATTCTTTCAGTTTCTTTCCCAACGGTGTCATGCGGTATTTTTGTTTGTTTTGTTTTACTATATTTATTCATTTCACCCTGCTTCTTATTGACGAAACTACAAATATTTTTTTGCTTTTATATCGATTAAAACATTGATAATCAGACTACAATTATACTTATTGACAATATTGTCAATATAGACAGGTCTTATTTCGCTATATTCTTGTCAATAAAATATTTTCTACCCTTTTTTTCGCCAATTGCAACTATTTTATGGTCTTTTGTCATTTGATATAATAAACTTCTAAGCTTTCTTAGTGGGATATCTTTTCCAATCCGTTTATGAATTTCACTGATTGAACTTTTGCCAAATCGTTCTAAATCTGTCATAACGAGTGCTTCCAAACGATGTTCTTGTATGTGTTTAAGTGAGGTATTAGTCATTTCTCCCGTATTTTTCAATATCTTAGGATTTACAAAGTATTCCGTCCCTTTTGTTCTGCCTTTGGTTTTGATGATTTCATAATCCAACAATTTGCCTAACCAGTTTTTAATTTGCTTATCATTTTTCGATTGAAGCAAGCGCGAAAATTCAGTAGCCAATATGGATTGCTGTTGAGCTATAATACCCAAACAAATAATTTCTTTTTGAGTAAGATGATATCGTTTTTTCACTTCTTCTATAAAACGTATCACATCGGGGTTCTTAATTTGATTATATATGGTTACGGAAACCCGGTCATTACCCTCTTGCACTTCGGGTAATGGTTTTGCCTCCGAAACCTGCATTTCGTAAATTTTATCATAACCACTGCCTTCGCGTTCCATCAATCCCAAATCATAAAACACTTTGGAAAGATGTTCGTTTCGCTTCACGGATTGGTGTAATATATTTTGTGGCGTTACGCCTAAAGGCAACAGTCCCGGATTGTGAATTTCAAGTTTGTCAGGATAAAGATTGATGAATATATCGCCACGGGTGGTATAAGGACGGTGCACCAATGCATTGGCAAGCAATTCTCTTACCACAGTTTCATTGTAATGATAGACAATATGACGCCCCAAGATGCCTTCAGAAATTTCAATACCTTCTTTCCATTCCGGCAATGAATGCCAGATAGATCCAATGAGTTCTTTTGGATTGAGTGTAAAATCATCCCACACTTCTTTACGTACTTTCTCTCCTCGCTCGTTATATTTAATAAATTGTACCACCGGAGCATAAAGCAGGCGTGCTCGTTGTTGTTGCGTACCAAGCCATAAAACACCTAAATTGGTGAGATATCCATTGGAGTCAATAAATTGATAATAAGTCAAGAGCTCCTCTTCGGATTTTTGTTTAACAAAATCTGAAACACGTTGAGAATTTTGGATATCGGTTAAAAATTGTTTTAGTTTGTTTTGGTCACATGTATTCCAATTATATTTACTTACTACTTTGGTTTCCCACTGAAAAGCGGATTTATCGGTAAAGAGGCGTGAGAGTTCGTCGGGTAATACCGGCTTGCAATTATCTGCTATTCGAATGTAGTATTGGCCATCACTTGTAGATGCAATAGTAGATGCCGAAGGAAGTACTTTTATTTCAATAAATTCAGCATTGTTACCGGCTGTTTTTATTTCTACACCAATACCAACATTAATAGTAAGTTCTTCAATACGCTTACGAATTTGTTCGGGTAGTTTTTTAGGGATTTTTTGTCCCGAGGGAGGCATATCACAGTCATCTTCTATGCCAACAATTATTTTTCCGCCTTTGGCATTTGCAAAACATACACAATCACGAGCAAGGGCTTTCCAGTCAGGATTTTTGGAAATCAGCAACTTAAGTGATTTTTTGTCAAAATGTTCATTTTCGTTCATAACAAATAGCTGTTTTTTAAACTTCTACTCATACGCTTTCAGCCCGCTGATTTCCCTGTCTTCTGCCATTTTTTTGAGCAGGGGGATGAGGTCTTTCATCAGGGCGGTTTCTTTCCGGCTGCGTGCTTTCCAGCCCAGCTCCTGCCCGGCAAACAGGTCGCTGAGGCGTTGGCTGTCGAGAATCAAGCGATCGACGGTGTTTTGCACGAAGTCCTTCAGCAAGTCGAAGGGTATGCCGTGGCGTTGGGCAATGTTTTGCAGCTGTTGCCGGCGTTTGTTTTCTTTGAACTCTTCGTAGCCCTGCCGGATCTGCTCTTCGGTGAGGGGCACGCCCGCCTGCAAAGTGTTGATGTACTCGGCCAGGTCTTCGCGCTCGTCCATAAGGTTGGCATTGCTGCTGAGCATAGAGAGGAGTTGGTCGCGGGTGATTTTGTGCTTTTTGGTGTTG
This is a stretch of genomic DNA from Chitinophagales bacterium. It encodes these proteins:
- a CDS encoding type I site-specific deoxyribonuclease specificity subunit, with product MKTKKPLIPRLRFPEFKNTGEWEVKWLGEVLSESKIPSEENDPTKRITVRLNLNGVEKREYKGTEAKSATHFYKRKAGQFIYGKQNFHKGAFGIIPKELDGYESSSDLPAFDFREKNEPKYIFYFLSQESVYTSAEAYTKGTGSKRLNEKTFLKFSIPLPPLPEQQKIAGFLSNLDEWLAAEEEKLTLLETYKKGLLQNLFPREGETLPKLRFPEFQNSGEWEVKRLGEVGEFFGGGTPSTRKSEYWDGNINWFTPTEIKNRYVTESIRKITKLGLDNSSAKLLPVGSILITSRATIGDCAIALAECSTNQGIQSLVVNKKYNNIFIYYWIYSNKNIFIKKSSGSTFSEINKSAMKSIKIIAPTLPEQQKIAGCLSALDEQIEAQRQKVEQLREHKKGLLQNLFPKFEF
- a CDS encoding ATP-dependent DNA helicase, translating into MNENEHFDKKSLKLLISKNPDWKALARDCVCFANAKGGKIIVGIEDDCDMPPSGQKIPKKLPEQIRKRIEELTINVGIGVEIKTAGNNAEFIEIKVLPSASTIASTSDGQYYIRIADNCKPVLPDELSRLFTDKSAFQWETKVVSKYNWNTCDQNKLKQFLTDIQNSQRVSDFVKQKSEEELLTYYQFIDSNGYLTNLGVLWLGTQQQRARLLYAPVVQFIKYNERGEKVRKEVWDDFTLNPKELIGSIWHSLPEWKEGIEISEGILGRHIVYHYNETVVRELLANALVHRPYTTRGDIFINLYPDKLEIHNPGLLPLGVTPQNILHQSVKRNEHLSKVFYDLGLMEREGSGYDKIYEMQVSEAKPLPEVQEGNDRVSVTIYNQIKNPDVIRFIEEVKKRYHLTQKEIICLGIIAQQQSILATEFSRLLQSKNDKQIKNWLGKLLDYEIIKTKGRTKGTEYFVNPKILKNTGEMTNTSLKHIQEHRLEALVMTDLERFGKSSISEIHKRIGKDIPLRKLRSLLYQMTKDHKIVAIGEKKGRKYFIDKNIAK